The Blastomonas sp. SL216 DNA window TTGCCAATAGGGCAGCGAATCCGACGCGGAATACATGCTGTCCTCCGCGCCGCACAGGATGGTGATGGCGCTGCCATCGGCGAGCGGCTGCACGGTATCATGCGGTTCCGACCGGGCGATGGCCAGGAAACCCGCGCCGCCCTGCATCGCGCTCTGCTGGGTGGAACGGACATAGGCCGCCAGGATTTCCGGGTCCGCCAGCGTCGCCCGATCCGCTGCCGATCCCCCCACCACCTGCAGCACCAGCCGCTCGACCGTGCGCGCAGAGGCGCGGCGCGACAGATGGGTTGCGAGCGGCGCGACCAGCCCGGGCCGCGAATAGACCAGCCGTTTGACATGGCCGTGCAGGCCGGTGAGCCGCCCGTCGCGCACCGGGGGCGGTTCGGGATTGAGCACCACCGCACGATCGAAGCGATCGGGATATTGCACGGCGAAATGCGCCAGCACCATCGTGCCGCCACGCGCCAGGATGCAGGTGCGCGCAATCCCCAGCGCGTCGAGAATCTCGAGAATGTCGAGCATGTTGTGCGCAAGATAATCGCCCTCGACCATCGAGGTCAGCCCGAAGCCGGGCCGGTCGAGCGTGATCGGCCGGATGCCGCCTGCCTGCAGCGCCGCGATCGCCGTGGCCGGCAGGTGCCGCCCGGTGGTTGCGGTGTGGAGGCAGATCAGCGGAATGCCCTCGCGCGGACCATGATCGGCGAAGGCGATGCGCCCCGGCCGGTCGCGGCGGGGCAACAGGCGCAGCGGCTCTGCCCCGCGCGTCGCCACCGACAGGTCGATATCGGTCGCCTCGGCCAGCGCCGCGACCGCCTGGATATGCCCGACCAGCGTGGTCAGCTGGACCACCGATTGCAGTTCGCATTGCGCGAAGATCGCCTTGAGCTCTGCCTTGACGATATTGACCGACAGGCCCAGCCGCTGCGCGCATTCCTCGCGCGTCAGCCCGCGCGCGATCGTGTCGGCGATGCGCGCCTGGCGTTCGCTCAGGCCGAATATGTCGCATAGCACCGGTTCGATGGCGAGATCGCCGGGCTGCTCGCCGCTTTCGATCTGCAGGCACAAGGC harbors:
- a CDS encoding alpha/beta hydrolase, producing the protein MSRAQRFLERFRSTVGEQNPLDMLHEDAEGFGALLAEAPEALAEALTQDAGRAPAGPAFVNPRAYASAACDADGTILIADPAFAAWAAPLNRGRAELGALRAGRASVSYLLEDKGKFIAVAAAPLAAARHWPLAAEVRRALERGVADYALVAHLPPTLQPRGLATAARLFGFSAREVSMAEALVRGGDVREAARMEGIGYETGRDAIKSAMAKAGCHRQGEFVALCLQIESGEQPGDLAIEPVLCDIFGLSERQARIADTIARGLTREECAQRLGLSVNIVKAELKAIFAQCELQSVVQLTTLVGHIQAVAALAEATDIDLSVATRGAEPLRLLPRRDRPGRIAFADHGPREGIPLICLHTATTGRHLPATAIAALQAGGIRPITLDRPGFGLTSMVEGDYLAHNMLDILEILDALGIARTCILARGGTMVLAHFAVQYPDRFDRAVVLNPEPPPVRDGRLTGLHGHVKRLVYSRPGLVAPLATHLSRRASARTVERLVLQVVGGSAADRATLADPEILAAYVRSTQQSAMQGGAGFLAIARSEPHDTVQPLADGSAITILCGAEDSMYSASDSLPYWQSLWPGAKAEIVPGTGRMLLFQRTDLVAAALRGDGGS